In Rattus norvegicus strain BN/NHsdMcwi chromosome 1, GRCr8, whole genome shotgun sequence, a genomic segment contains:
- the Klk4 gene encoding kallikrein-4 precursor, whose protein sequence is MMVTARTPWGWFLGYLILEVTGSSASSISSRIIQGQDCLPHSQPWQAALFSEDNAFFCSGVLVHPQWVLSAAHCIQDSYTVGLGLHNLEGSQEPGSRMLEAHLSIQHPNYNDPSFANDLMLIKLNESVMESNTIRRIPVASQCPTPGDTCLVSGWGRLKNGKLPSLLQCVNLSVASEETCRLLYDPVYHLSMFCAGGGPDRKDTCNGDSGGPIVCNRSLQGLVSMGQGECGQPGIPSVYTNLCKFTNWIWTTIQTR, encoded by the exons ATGATGGTCACTGCACGAACCCCCTGGGGCTGGTTCCTGGGGTACCTCATCCTTGAGGTCacag GATCCTCCGCCTCAAGCATCAGCAGCCGGATCATACAAGGCCAGGATTGCCTCCCACACTCGCAACCCTGGCAGGCGGCACTGTTCTCAGAAGACAATGCTTTTTTCTGCTCGGGCGTTCTGGTGCATCCGCAGTGGGTGCTGTCAGCAGCACACTGCATACAGGA CTCCTACACCGTGGGACTGGGCCTGCACAACCTGGAAGGCTCCCAAGAGCCTGGCAGTCGGATGTTAGAGGCCCACCTCTCCATCCAGCACCCGAACTACAATGACCCTTCTTTTGCCAACGACCTCATGCTCATCAAGCTGAATGAATCAGTGATGGAGTCTAACACCATCAGGCGCATTCCTGTGGCTTCCCAGTGCCCCACTCCTGGGGATACCTGCCTAGTTTCTGGTTGGGGTCGACTAAAGAATG GGAAACTGCCCAGCCTCCTGCAGTGTGTGAATCTCTCGGTAGCATCTGAGGAGACTTGCAGGCTGCTGTATGACCCCGTGTACCACCTCAGCATGTTCTGCGCCGGAGGAGGACCCGATCGAAAGGACACGTGCAAT ggGGACTCTGGGGGTCCCATAGTGTGCAACAGATCCCTACAAGGGCTCGTGTCTATGGGACAAGGAGAATGCGGGCAGCCTGGCATACCAAGTGTCTACACCAATCTCTGCAAGTTCACTAACTGGATCTGGACCACCATTCAGACAAGATAG